The genomic segment CGACTTTTCCTTTTTTCCGGACCAAATACCAAGAGCTATGACGGCCGCGGAATAAAAAACTATGACAACTATATCCAAAAACATGACAGTCGAAGTATAACAGCGGTGAAAGCTTCATGACAATCTCATACTTGGTTTTAGAAAATTTTATTGTTGACCTTTTTATGCATTGATGTAAAATATAAAAGTCGGCATATAAACATGCCGGAAGAGTAAAAATTTCACAAGGAGGATCTATGAGAAACCTTACGGTTTTCGCGGTGATTCTGTCTTTCGCCGCGGCTGTTTTCGCAGCCAATCCTAACAATGATGCTGCACCCTACGTTCAGTCTCTCCCTTCAAACACAGAAGCAATTGAAATGCCTTTGGTCTGGTCTCTGAATGTCCAGGCATTAGGAGCAAGCAACAGGTGTCTCGGCGTTGAAGTAATAGACGATTCTCTTATGATTGTCACCGACGCGAACACTACTGGCTGCGTATTCCAGCTGATAAATTATGTCTCAGGAACCATCCTCGGAACCGTCCCCCAGCCCGGTCAAACCGGTTGGGGACACAGAGACATGGACAGAGACGCCGGAGACACAATATACGCAGGCGGAGCCACAGGCACGACAGTGTACGGATACACCTGCACTGTCAACCCTTTCGCAATGACTTCAGCTAACTCCTACACCGGACAGTCAAACCCTAATAGAGCTATTGCATGGCTTCAGGGAGACACTTTCTGGACAGGAAACTTCAGCACATCCATGGGTTATTTCACAAAAACCGGAGCTGTCTGGAGCGGCACAGGCAACTATTCTGTATACGGTTCCGCTTATGTGCCCTCTTCGGTTCCAAACGGCGACAAAGTATGGTACCACGGACAGGTGACAAACCCCGCCGGATGGGAATGCACCTGGTTCGGTTTGAACCCCCACACAGGCACATGGACAGGTGAAACCCTTTATTGTCAGATCCCCGCTTTCGCCGCAGGATATGCCGATGCTATGGCCGGCGGCGGCGACTTCGTTGATGATTTTATGGGATTTGGTCCCTGCCTCGTCGGATTCACTCAGGGAGACAACGACTTTGTCTACGCTTTATCCCTCAACCCGACCATAAACGACGTGGGAATCAGGAGTGTCGTCGAGCCTCATCCAGGACAGTATCCTCCAGCGACGGCTATAACTCCGCAATGCTGGGTTTATGCAGATCCTTACTGCTCCGGACCCCAGACATTCGATGTAGATTTGACCATTGAAGAATCGGTTTCTGGCGTCATATACGACGAGACCGTCGGTGTCACCAACCTCGCCCCCGGAGACTCACAGCTCGTCACTTTCCCGAACTTCACGACATGGTGGTACAGGCACAACTTCACGGCTACATTCATCACCAACCCGGGCGGAACCATCCCGACAAACGACACGGTATCTGTCGAATTCCACACTTTCCTCTTCCAGGACCTCTACGTAGAGGACTTTGAAGCCGACAGTGGAGACATGACTGTCACGGGGACAGCAAGCGTCTGGCAGTGGGGAGCACCCACAACAGGTCCCGGAGCGGCGCACAGCGGAAGCAACGTCTGGGCGACAGTCCTCGCGGGCAACTACCCGAACAGCGCGCATGCTCAGCTGACGACTCCCGCAATAGCACTTCCCGCTGACATGTCCACAGCCGAATGCTACTTCTGGATGTGGTGGGACACAGAAGCGAACTACGACGGCGAAAACATGAACATCTCAACAGACGGCGGGACTTCATTTGTCGCGTTTTCAGCAGTAACACCCGCGTACAACGGGACAGGCAATTCTTCGAATCCTCTCGGACAGGTTCCCTGCTGGACTGGCCACACGACCGGCGCTTCTTGGCAGCAGTATGTGATGGACCTCTCCTCATACGGCGGACAGACGATACTGCTTCAGTGGGACTTCGGTTCTGACGGTTCTGTTGCATACCCGGGATTCTACATCGACGATGTCACAATCAGAATACCCAACGCCGTCGAAGAAAATCCGATAGTCAACCCGGATGTATTCTCCGTCAGGCCAATGGCACAGGTCGGAAACACCCTGAGTTTGGCACTATCAGTTCCTTCTTCAACCCAGGTCAGATTCGAGGTATTCGACGCGACGGGAAGGCTTGTTGCAGTTCCTTTCTCGGGAACCGTCAACCAGTCAAGTGTTCTTTCGTGGAAATCCGACAATGTCTCAAACGGCGTCTTTTTCTACAAAGTCACCGCTAACGGCAGTACTTACACCGGAAAGTTCACGAGAGTTTTCTAAAACTTCCAAGGGCGGGTAACTCCCGCCCTTTTTTTATCCTTAAAATTTCCTGTTCAGAAAAGGTATTGAACCATTCTGTTTTTACCAACATAAAGCTAAAAATTATTTAGACCGGACCAGCGCTTAATGCGGGGGATGTTTTAAAAGGGAAAAACCAATATTAGTGGGCGCGTATATAAAACTCATTGGAACGTTATATACGCGCTTATTTTTTACATGTGGGAAAGTTTACCGAGGATCTCGAGTTCTTTGGAAAGAGTCGTGTCTCCCAGGACATCGGCTTCACTTTGGAAATAATCATTGAAATCCTGGAACAGCTCCGAATAATGAGAAGAGACTTCTAATTCCATGGATTGTCTTTCCCACCTTCCAAGCTCTACGATTTCTTCGTCGAAGACCACTATGCCGGTGTTCATGCTGACAAGCGGCGAAGAAGAAACCAATTCTCCGCCGGATCTTTGGTCTACGAGCCAGCTCTTGACGAGTTCGACATACCTGGCGAGCAGTATGCCCTTCCTTATTCCGTTGTTGTCGTAAAATTCTTCTCCGGACGCTTCGAAATCAATTTCTTCGGAACTTTCGTCTCTGTCGCCGTTTCTGTCTTGGTAGGAAACTCTCAAGGAAATTTCACCGTCGGAAGAAATCTTCTTTAATCTCAAAAGGACGAGTCCTCCCCTGGTTTCTCCTCCTTCACTTTTTGAAGGAAACAAAGTATTGACCTTCATTATCTGCCCGGTCGAAAGGTCGGCTTCAGGTGAACCGTAGACCTTTTCTATTTCGTACCCTTCCGATTCGAGTACCAGCTCTAGGTCGAAGACGAGAGGGGTGACCATATAATCAAAATTCTCGTCCATTTGCTCTTTGAACTGAGAAGAGGAATGCACGCTGAAATAATTGGCACCTTTGATCTTGGTCAGGATTTCGACGAGTTCTGTGTTCAGATCCACGCCTATTCCTATAAAAGTCGTGAAAACACCTCTTTCGGAATTCTTTTCGAACATTCCGAAAAGGCTGTGTTCGTCGGTAGAACCGGTGTTGGGCATTGCGTCTGTCAAAAATATAACCCTGTTTTCGTATTCGGACATGTCGAGGCTCTCAAGGCTGTCGAAAAGCTGTGAAGCTATTACCATACCGGCTTCCATGTTCGTCCCGCCCTGAGGTGTGATTTCGAGAACATGTCCCCTTATGCTCTCCATGTCCGTCTCGTCGACTCTTCTCAGAGGCTTCGCAAGGTACCCGTTGTCGTCAAAAAGCACTATACCAAACCTGTCTTCCTGTCCAAGATGTCCCATGAGGGCTACAACAGCTTCGTTGGCGATTTCCATTTTCGACTTGCTGAAATCATCCTCTTCATCTACTTCCTGTTCGTTTCCGAACCTGTCGTAGTAGTACATGTCGAAAGGACTGCCCATAGAGCCCGAAATATCGAGGACGACCACGAGGTTGAGTTTTTTTCTCGAAAAATCGCTTTCTTTCAGGCCTGAATTCAAACCTACTGACAAATAATAAATCGGTTCAGAAGTAAAAGGGTCAAACGAAACTGCTCTGCTGTATGACGGACAGAAAAGCTTTTCGCAGGGTTCAGTCTGCCCGGTCTCAAAGAAATAATCATAGTAAATGCCTTCTACCGTGATGTCCGTAGGCAGAGGGAGGTATCCATTTTCAATATTTTCCCTGAAATTGTTTATGTCTTTCGCCCCGCCGACAGAGAAACCCAGTGCGTCTTCTTCAGCCATTGACTCGTAAACCATGGGAGATCTCTGAGCTCCCCCGTTGCTGTATGAGTTGTAGGTCTTAAAAATAAAACCGTCTTCATCATATTCGCCGGATCTATACTGCCAGTCGTCTACCTTTTCCTTGATGATTTCCTTTGGTGTGCAGGAAAACAAAGCCAACAGAAAAACTACAGCCGCGTAAAAAAATGCGTTCATTTTCATATCCGCCTCCTTTTGAAAATTTTACTCTAAAGGAAAAGCTTTTATTCCATGCGGTCACTTTTTTTTGAGTTTTGAACCTTCCTTTGAATCGAGCACCTCGTAACCCAGCTCATCAATTTTCAACCTCAATTGGTCGGCTCTTTCGAAATCCCTTTTCTTCCGGGCTTC from the candidate division WOR-3 bacterium genome contains:
- a CDS encoding immune inhibitor A — protein: MRNLTVFAVILSFAAAVFAANPNNDAAPYVQSLPSNTEAIEMPLVWSLNVQALGASNRCLGVEVIDDSLMIVTDANTTGCVFQLINYVSGTILGTVPQPGQTGWGHRDMDRDAGDTIYAGGATGTTVYGYTCTVNPFAMTSANSYTGQSNPNRAIAWLQGDTFWTGNFSTSMGYFTKTGAVWSGTGNYSVYGSAYVPSSVPNGDKVWYHGQVTNPAGWECTWFGLNPHTGTWTGETLYCQIPAFAAGYADAMAGGGDFVDDFMGFGPCLVGFTQGDNDFVYALSLNPTINDVGIRSVVEPHPGQYPPATAITPQCWVYADPYCSGPQTFDVDLTIEESVSGVIYDETVGVTNLAPGDSQLVTFPNFTTWWYRHNFTATFITNPGGTIPTNDTVSVEFHTFLFQDLYVEDFEADSGDMTVTGTASVWQWGAPTTGPGAAHSGSNVWATVLAGNYPNSAHAQLTTPAIALPADMSTAECYFWMWWDTEANYDGENMNISTDGGTSFVAFSAVTPAYNGTGNSSNPLGQVPCWTGHTTGASWQQYVMDLSSYGGQTILLQWDFGSDGSVAYPGFYIDDVTIRIPNAVEENPIVNPDVFSVRPMAQVGNTLSLALSVPSSTQVRFEVFDATGRLVAVPFSGTVNQSSVLSWKSDNVSNGVFFYKVTANGSTYTGKFTRVF
- a CDS encoding VWA domain-containing protein codes for the protein MKMNAFFYAAVVFLLALFSCTPKEIIKEKVDDWQYRSGEYDEDGFIFKTYNSYSNGGAQRSPMVYESMAEEDALGFSVGGAKDINNFRENIENGYLPLPTDITVEGIYYDYFFETGQTEPCEKLFCPSYSRAVSFDPFTSEPIYYLSVGLNSGLKESDFSRKKLNLVVVLDISGSMGSPFDMYYYDRFGNEQEVDEEDDFSKSKMEIANEAVVALMGHLGQEDRFGIVLFDDNGYLAKPLRRVDETDMESIRGHVLEITPQGGTNMEAGMVIASQLFDSLESLDMSEYENRVIFLTDAMPNTGSTDEHSLFGMFEKNSERGVFTTFIGIGVDLNTELVEILTKIKGANYFSVHSSSQFKEQMDENFDYMVTPLVFDLELVLESEGYEIEKVYGSPEADLSTGQIMKVNTLFPSKSEGGETRGGLVLLRLKKISSDGEISLRVSYQDRNGDRDESSEEIDFEASGEEFYDNNGIRKGILLARYVELVKSWLVDQRSGGELVSSSPLVSMNTGIVVFDEEIVELGRWERQSMELEVSSHYSELFQDFNDYFQSEADVLGDTTLSKELEILGKLSHM